A region from the Pseudomonas promysalinigenes genome encodes:
- a CDS encoding alginate O-acetyltransferase: MYPVMNSASKANGIVFIVVLAAMFLYSLPPVFSFARTSTDTWNLFVDGKLLRKFEQAYDKRFFLRDPSVELWADAQFHLFGEGTKGVVLGKDGWLYTNQEYRVPNDLDANLAAQLEQIAKVRLQLAEHGKHLVILPLPMKLDVYAAHAQHAFDPRVISLYDRFVSELQGRQMDVVPLRAAFLANLEGPQLFLKSDTHWSPEGARLSAYELARQRPQLLGDQVYVSHKAGDKSVKGDLMNYIQFDHARLAPQFGPNSIALYETLKAEQGADDLFAEQDQSLMLVGTSYSKIDDWNFVGFLKEALNRDLLSIAVEARGPFEAMNQFLASDQLASTQIDTVVWEFPLRTLLAHRPGSLSRSAAPQHF, encoded by the coding sequence ATGTATCCGGTGATGAATTCGGCCAGCAAGGCCAACGGCATTGTGTTCATTGTGGTGCTGGCGGCCATGTTCCTCTATTCGCTGCCGCCGGTGTTCAGCTTTGCGCGCACCTCGACCGACACCTGGAACCTGTTCGTCGACGGCAAACTGCTGCGCAAGTTCGAGCAAGCCTACGACAAGCGCTTCTTCCTGCGCGACCCGTCGGTTGAGTTGTGGGCCGACGCCCAGTTCCATCTGTTTGGAGAAGGCACCAAGGGCGTGGTACTTGGCAAAGATGGCTGGCTCTACACCAATCAGGAATACCGCGTACCCAACGATCTAGACGCCAATCTGGCGGCACAACTTGAGCAGATCGCCAAGGTGCGCCTGCAACTGGCAGAGCATGGCAAGCACCTGGTTATTCTGCCATTGCCGATGAAGCTCGACGTCTACGCAGCCCACGCCCAGCATGCTTTCGACCCACGGGTAATCAGCCTCTACGACCGCTTTGTCAGCGAGTTGCAAGGCCGCCAGATGGATGTGGTGCCGTTGCGTGCGGCCTTCCTCGCCAACCTTGAAGGCCCACAGCTGTTTCTCAAGTCCGACACTCACTGGAGCCCTGAAGGCGCACGGCTGTCGGCCTATGAATTGGCACGTCAGCGCCCGCAATTGCTCGGCGACCAAGTCTACGTTTCGCACAAGGCCGGCGACAAAAGCGTCAAGGGTGACTTGATGAATTACATCCAGTTCGACCACGCCCGCCTGGCCCCCCAGTTCGGCCCCAACTCCATCGCCCTCTACGAAACCCTCAAGGCCGAGCAAGGTGCCGACGACCTGTTCGCCGAACAAGACCAGAGCCTGATGCTGGTCGGCACCAGCTACAGCAAGATCGACGACTGGAACTTCGTCGGCTTTCTCAAGGAAGCGCTCAACCGCGACCTGTTGAGCATTGCCGTGGAAGCGCGGGGCCCGTTCGAGGCGATGAACCAGTTCCTCGCCAGCGATCAACTGGCAAGTACCCAGATCGACACCGTGGTGTGGGAATTCCCGCTACGCACCCTGCTCGCCCACCGCCCAGGCTCACTTAGCCGTAGCGCTGCGCCCCAGCATTTCTGA
- a CDS encoding alginate O-acetyltransferase AlgF, with the protein MKLTHLFTAIALATAGHTVLAAEGNADLYDAVAPADSAFVRVLNLSDSNIDVSLSGKVNPQRVAAGQLSGYRFTPAGPHKITIAGKSIEPQLKANAASTVVYDGKQLKLISDKYVNEPKKAQIAFYNLTQNPAALKTSDGKHDVVQTLGNGETGTRMVNEIKIDFAAYQQDTKVASFDEQFLKKGRSYSYVLLPGNRSMTLANSIDPTE; encoded by the coding sequence ATGAAGCTTACCCACCTGTTCACCGCCATCGCCCTGGCCACCGCCGGCCATACCGTTTTGGCTGCCGAGGGCAACGCTGACCTATACGACGCCGTGGCCCCTGCCGACTCGGCCTTCGTGCGGGTGCTGAACCTGTCCGACAGCAACATCGACGTCAGCCTCAGTGGCAAGGTCAACCCGCAGCGGGTCGCCGCCGGGCAGCTCAGCGGCTATCGGTTCACACCCGCAGGCCCGCACAAGATCACCATCGCCGGTAAATCCATCGAACCCCAGCTCAAGGCCAATGCCGCGAGCACCGTGGTGTACGACGGCAAGCAGCTCAAGCTGATCAGCGACAAGTACGTCAATGAGCCGAAAAAGGCGCAGATCGCCTTCTATAACCTGACCCAGAACCCGGCAGCGCTGAAGACCTCCGATGGCAAGCACGACGTGGTGCAGACCCTGGGCAATGGTGAGACCGGCACGCGCATGGTCAATGAGATCAAGATCGACTTCGCTGCCTACCAGCAGGACACCAAAGTTGCCAGTTTCGACGAGCAGTTCCTGAAGAAGGGGCGCTCGTACAGCTACGTACTGCTGCCGGGCAACCGCAGCATGACCCTGGCCAACAGCATCGACCCGACCGAGTGA
- a CDS encoding alginate O-acetyltransferase AlgX-related protein — MKTLVPVALSVAIALLSLPSQAAQPAQAGKPGCENLQCMVCPALSDPQRYAEGRMKLMREIVPGKDRWLFRSAVDLTNEFGIPAPMRPEFARLMHAFERQGIHVAMAIQPTRGLMHRDKLFANQLHGFDYARASGNLATYLGQLRQSGAVVAPMMQLVQQPPKGEYFFRRDHHWTPAGAEATAKLMAEEIRRQPFYAGLTKKQYRTEPGVMVPKDGTLNLAMSSLCGNNYGFQYVRGYQTVPVASGGDALFDDAPDPEVILVGDSNAAAREDESKQFNFDGYLKQYLNVDVLNYALPGVGEDGSLLEYLLSSDYKPKAPPKLIVWELPANYRLDSPLMYRQLVPAIQGGCAASQQVLESKLKRPALKVGERIELLSNAGSGRQSLSKGFLDIRLSDKNVKDFYIIVYYDNGARDKVWFRREAAVTGGQYYLELSKAPEFAGANLLSVFMEPTKAGTAATAVETRLCL, encoded by the coding sequence ATGAAGACCCTTGTACCTGTTGCCCTGAGCGTTGCCATCGCGCTGCTCAGCCTGCCCAGCCAGGCCGCGCAACCCGCCCAGGCGGGCAAGCCTGGTTGCGAGAACCTGCAGTGCATGGTGTGCCCGGCTTTGAGCGACCCGCAACGCTATGCCGAAGGGCGCATGAAGTTGATGCGCGAGATCGTGCCTGGCAAGGATCGCTGGCTGTTCCGTTCGGCCGTAGACCTGACCAATGAATTCGGTATTCCAGCACCGATGCGCCCGGAGTTCGCGCGCCTGATGCATGCGTTCGAACGCCAGGGCATTCATGTGGCCATGGCGATCCAGCCGACCCGCGGGCTGATGCACCGCGACAAGCTGTTCGCCAACCAGCTGCACGGTTTCGACTACGCCCGCGCCAGCGGTAATCTCGCCACCTACCTTGGCCAACTGCGCCAGAGCGGCGCGGTGGTAGCGCCGATGATGCAACTGGTACAGCAGCCGCCCAAAGGCGAGTACTTCTTCCGCCGTGACCACCACTGGACACCAGCTGGGGCTGAGGCCACGGCGAAGCTGATGGCCGAAGAAATCCGTCGCCAACCGTTCTATGCCGGGCTGACCAAAAAGCAATACCGTACCGAGCCGGGCGTGATGGTGCCAAAGGACGGCACGCTGAACCTGGCGATGAGTTCACTGTGCGGCAACAACTATGGTTTTCAGTACGTGCGTGGCTACCAGACGGTTCCGGTGGCCAGTGGCGGCGATGCGCTGTTCGATGACGCGCCGGACCCTGAGGTGATCCTGGTGGGTGACAGTAACGCCGCCGCCCGCGAGGACGAAAGCAAGCAGTTCAACTTCGACGGCTACCTCAAGCAATACCTGAACGTCGACGTACTGAACTATGCCCTGCCTGGGGTTGGCGAAGACGGCTCGCTGCTCGAATACCTGTTGTCCAGCGACTACAAGCCCAAGGCACCGCCCAAGCTGATCGTCTGGGAGCTGCCGGCCAACTACCGGTTGGACTCGCCGTTGATGTACCGGCAACTGGTGCCGGCCATTCAAGGCGGCTGCGCGGCAAGCCAGCAGGTTCTGGAAAGCAAACTTAAGCGTCCGGCCTTGAAGGTGGGTGAGCGCATCGAGCTGCTGAGCAATGCGGGCAGTGGCCGCCAGTCGCTTTCCAAAGGCTTTCTGGACATTCGTCTGAGCGACAAGAACGTCAAGGATTTCTACATCATCGTCTATTACGACAACGGCGCGCGGGACAAGGTGTGGTTCCGCCGTGAGGCGGCGGTGACTGGCGGCCAATATTATCTGGAACTGAGCAAAGCACCGGAATTCGCCGGCGCCAACCTGTTATCGGTATTCATGGAGCCGACCAAGGCCGGTACCGCAGCGACCGCCGTGGAGACCCGTCTATGCCTATGA
- a CDS encoding polysaccharide lyase — MPMSKLLPGIGLLAMSLVFPHAHAAQSIWPAHPTPQSAMIADYRTLVCTKEPPAPFTGSLRLQSKYDQRDASKSTLRSSPDADSERIGKQVKQFVGGLIYASKRFQGAKKPQDANMALACQDQWLQRWADAGALLNPDATGTGMAARKWALAAMAGTVLLTQAASNGKLQLSDAQRTWFTDLGELVIREYDPRRSASGVYFNNHDYWAAWAVAATGMLVGRDDFIRWADGNLRRGLAQAVRSNQGNYAYLPLEVARSKLAANYSQYALVPLVLLSESARANGLPWSSQDQQTLDLLANFAARTVLDPADLPELKGQSQSDVAPYKMAWLIPFLQRNPGHALARQLYDSQDGEVDNYSQLGGPIKAFYSPLPGSRS, encoded by the coding sequence ATGCCTATGAGCAAACTATTACCGGGCATCGGGTTACTGGCCATGAGCCTCGTGTTCCCCCACGCCCATGCGGCGCAGTCCATCTGGCCGGCACACCCCACGCCGCAATCGGCCATGATTGCCGATTACCGTACCCTGGTCTGCACCAAGGAACCGCCAGCACCTTTTACCGGCAGCCTGCGCCTGCAGAGCAAGTACGACCAGCGCGATGCAAGCAAGTCGACACTGCGCAGCAGCCCCGACGCCGACAGTGAACGTATCGGCAAGCAGGTCAAGCAGTTCGTCGGCGGCCTGATCTACGCCAGCAAGCGCTTCCAGGGCGCCAAGAAGCCGCAGGACGCCAACATGGCGCTGGCCTGTCAGGACCAGTGGCTGCAGCGCTGGGCCGACGCTGGCGCCCTGCTCAACCCTGATGCCACCGGCACCGGCATGGCGGCGCGCAAATGGGCGCTTGCGGCCATGGCTGGCACCGTGCTGCTTACCCAGGCAGCCAGCAACGGCAAGCTGCAACTGAGCGATGCACAGCGTACCTGGTTCACCGACCTTGGCGAGTTGGTGATCCGTGAATACGACCCCCGCCGCAGCGCCAGCGGCGTGTACTTCAACAACCACGACTATTGGGCAGCCTGGGCGGTGGCAGCCACCGGCATGCTGGTTGGCCGCGACGACTTCATCCGCTGGGCCGATGGTAATTTGCGCCGCGGCCTGGCTCAGGCCGTGCGCTCCAACCAGGGCAACTACGCCTACCTGCCGCTGGAGGTGGCGCGCAGCAAGCTGGCAGCCAACTACAGCCAGTACGCCCTGGTGCCGCTGGTGCTGCTGAGCGAGTCGGCGCGCGCCAACGGCCTGCCGTGGAGCAGCCAAGACCAGCAGACACTCGACCTGCTGGCCAATTTCGCCGCGCGCACGGTGCTCGACCCCGCCGACCTACCGGAACTCAAAGGCCAGTCGCAAAGCGATGTGGCGCCATACAAGATGGCGTGGCTGATCCCGTTTCTGCAGCGCAATCCTGGCCATGCGCTGGCGCGTCAGCTGTACGACAGCCAAGACGGCGAGGTGGACAACTACAGCCAGCTCGGCGGCCCGATCAAAGCCTTCTATTCCCCTCTGCCCGGATCAAGGAGCTGA
- a CDS encoding right-handed parallel beta-helix repeat-containing protein: MAALARFSITCLAALWLAGAAQAASQALPANQIVDTLPAEQRQLKADQLRQQVRQAVAFEQTERQRPAGRASVSLQPMFSSQAGSWPFEPLVNNGLFRAIAGYQAHHPQVVMLRGGSITLAQLHDALNNPRVLKRYKDGYLLSYPLMIGSDAGLVLEGTSLYLASFSGTALINQGWLSLNQSSLQSMAGDKPASTDRAWRPFVVAWAGSHTQVLGSTLKRLGYNANLSRGLTTALSSQQAASTRLATVIIRDSQFSEMSTAVELQHSQATISTSQFERSQQYAVDVQNSQVKLQGNQLRGIDNNSGVRLRGKTRALVEDNLILGATKAGIEITEQQGAVLLAGNRIGDSRGNGIQLRSLTPTAAAPLVIDDNLLASSQGSAVDASEVGAVALLDNRIGNTAEYAVSLRNTTPLAGPLLLSGNRLGRVGKALVRVEGVRDVVLGGNSFDGKPLLQNLLIGDLLPLQGQLLEATVRQGATVRVRQP; encoded by the coding sequence ATGGCTGCCCTCGCCCGCTTTTCCATCACCTGCCTGGCTGCGCTGTGGCTGGCAGGCGCTGCCCAGGCCGCCAGCCAGGCGCTACCGGCCAACCAGATCGTCGATACCCTGCCGGCTGAGCAACGCCAGCTCAAGGCCGATCAATTGCGCCAGCAGGTGCGCCAGGCAGTCGCCTTTGAGCAAACCGAACGGCAGCGCCCGGCCGGGCGTGCCAGTGTCAGCCTGCAACCGATGTTTTCTTCCCAGGCCGGCAGCTGGCCCTTCGAGCCATTGGTCAACAACGGCCTGTTCCGCGCCATCGCCGGTTATCAGGCACACCACCCACAAGTGGTGATGCTGCGTGGTGGCAGTATCACGCTGGCGCAGTTGCATGACGCACTCAACAACCCGCGAGTGCTCAAGCGCTACAAAGACGGCTACCTGTTGAGCTACCCGCTGATGATCGGCAGCGACGCCGGCCTGGTCCTTGAAGGCACCAGTCTGTACCTGGCGAGCTTCTCCGGTACGGCACTGATCAACCAGGGCTGGCTTAGCCTGAACCAGTCCAGCCTGCAGAGCATGGCCGGCGACAAACCGGCTAGCACCGACCGCGCGTGGCGGCCCTTCGTTGTGGCCTGGGCTGGCAGCCATACCCAGGTGCTGGGTTCGACCCTCAAGCGCCTGGGCTACAACGCCAACCTCTCGCGGGGCTTGACCACCGCCTTAAGTTCTCAGCAGGCAGCCAGTACTCGCCTGGCCACGGTGATCATCCGCGATAGCCAGTTCAGCGAAATGTCCACGGCGGTGGAGTTGCAGCATAGCCAGGCGACCATCAGCACCAGCCAGTTCGAGCGCTCGCAACAATACGCCGTGGATGTGCAGAACAGCCAGGTCAAGTTGCAAGGCAACCAACTACGTGGCATCGACAACAACAGCGGCGTACGACTGCGTGGCAAGACGCGGGCCTTGGTCGAAGACAACCTTATCCTTGGCGCGACCAAGGCTGGGATCGAAATCACCGAACAACAGGGCGCAGTGCTGCTGGCTGGCAACCGCATCGGCGACAGCCGCGGCAACGGCATTCAGTTGCGCAGCCTGACACCAACTGCGGCGGCGCCACTGGTAATCGACGACAACCTGCTGGCCAGCAGCCAAGGCAGCGCAGTGGACGCCAGCGAGGTCGGCGCCGTGGCCCTGCTGGACAACCGTATCGGCAATACCGCCGAATACGCCGTCAGCCTGCGCAATACGACGCCGCTGGCCGGGCCGTTGCTGCTCAGTGGCAACCGCCTTGGCCGGGTCGGCAAGGCGCTGGTCAGGGTCGAGGGGGTTCGGGACGTGGTGTTGGGCGGCAACAGCTTCGACGGCAAACCGTTGTTGCAGAACCTGTTGATTGGTGACTTGTTGCCGCTGCAAGGGCAGCTGCTAGAGGCGACTGTTCGCCAGGGCGCAACGGTGCGGGTAAGGCAGCCATGA
- a CDS encoding GNAT family N-acetyltransferase, which produces MPVELIGASDAHRDFARDLTRRAMLPYYHEFGLLWVEEAFDQAWAWREQWLVMQDDQVLGFCSLSQDRQALFIRELHLSEQHRGRGVGSQVLQTLAGWAAQRRLPLLRLMVFKSNPARQLYLRQGFIDMGNDECFVRMQRTIG; this is translated from the coding sequence ATGCCCGTTGAATTGATTGGCGCAAGCGATGCCCATCGCGACTTCGCCCGTGACCTTACTCGGCGGGCGATGTTGCCCTATTACCACGAGTTCGGCCTATTGTGGGTCGAGGAGGCCTTCGATCAAGCGTGGGCTTGGCGCGAGCAATGGCTGGTGATGCAGGATGATCAGGTGCTGGGTTTTTGTAGCCTTAGCCAGGATCGGCAGGCACTGTTCATTCGTGAACTGCACCTGAGTGAGCAACACCGGGGGCGAGGGGTAGGCAGTCAGGTGTTGCAGACACTGGCGGGATGGGCCGCGCAGCGCCGTTTGCCGCTGCTGCGATTGATGGTGTTCAAGAGCAACCCGGCGCGGCAGTTGTACCTGCGCCAGGGTTTCATCGACATGGGTAACGATGAGTGTTTTGTGAGGATGCAACGGACCATTGGTTGA
- a CDS encoding glutathione S-transferase N-terminal domain-containing protein: MTDLSAFPITRKWPAKHPEWLQLYSLPTPNGVKVSIMLEEIGLPYEPHKVSFDSDDQLSPEFISLSANNKIPAILDPNGPGGQALGLFESGAILQYLAEKSGQLLSNDPAQRYQTLQWLMFQMGGIGPMFGQVGFFHFFAGKEYEDKRPRDRYVNESKRLLGVLDRHLKGRDWMVDEYSIADIAIFPWVRNLVERYNARELVSFDQFAQVQRVLAKFLERPAVQRGLNIPA; encoded by the coding sequence ATGACCGACTTGAGTGCTTTCCCCATCACCCGTAAATGGCCCGCCAAGCATCCCGAGTGGCTGCAGCTGTACTCGCTGCCCACTCCCAATGGCGTGAAGGTCTCGATCATGCTCGAGGAGATTGGCCTGCCCTACGAGCCGCACAAGGTCAGCTTCGATAGCGATGACCAGTTGAGCCCCGAGTTCATCTCGCTGAGCGCCAATAACAAGATTCCGGCCATCCTCGACCCCAATGGGCCAGGCGGCCAGGCGCTGGGGCTGTTCGAGTCGGGGGCAATCCTGCAGTACCTGGCGGAGAAAAGCGGCCAGCTGCTGAGCAACGACCCGGCCCAACGTTATCAAACCCTGCAGTGGCTGATGTTCCAGATGGGCGGCATCGGGCCGATGTTCGGCCAGGTGGGCTTCTTCCATTTCTTCGCTGGCAAGGAATACGAGGACAAGCGCCCCCGTGACCGTTATGTCAATGAATCGAAGCGTCTCTTGGGTGTGCTCGATCGGCACCTGAAGGGGCGTGATTGGATGGTCGATGAATACAGCATTGCCGATATCGCCATTTTCCCATGGGTGCGCAACCTGGTAGAGCGCTACAACGCCCGCGAACTGGTGAGTTTCGATCAGTTTGCGCAGGTGCAGCGGGTATTGGCGAAATTCCTCGAGCGCCCGGCGGTACAGCGTGGCCTCAATATCCCAGCCTGA
- a CDS encoding PaaI family thioesterase yields the protein MNDPIPSLQALAAPEGTCYGCGCSHPSGLHLQSYWDADGIHLLCRHSPDSTFIGWPGLVYGGLLAMLVDCHSNWTAMAHHYRAEGREAGSLPRIDCVTASLGLNYLKPTPMGVELLLRARVEGEVGRKTRVICEVWAGDVLTVSADSVFARVDTEKLKLKAHGKAS from the coding sequence ATGAACGATCCGATTCCCTCCCTTCAAGCACTGGCCGCACCCGAAGGTACCTGTTACGGCTGCGGCTGCTCCCACCCAAGTGGGCTGCACCTGCAAAGCTACTGGGATGCCGACGGCATTCACCTGCTGTGCCGGCATTCACCCGACAGCACCTTCATCGGCTGGCCTGGCCTGGTCTATGGTGGCCTGCTGGCCATGTTGGTCGACTGCCATTCGAACTGGACGGCGATGGCGCATCACTACCGCGCCGAAGGCCGGGAAGCGGGGAGCCTGCCGCGCATCGATTGCGTTACCGCAAGCCTTGGGCTGAACTACCTCAAACCTACCCCCATGGGCGTGGAGCTGCTGCTCAGGGCCCGGGTCGAAGGTGAAGTCGGGCGCAAGACGCGGGTGATCTGTGAAGTCTGGGCCGGCGATGTGCTGACGGTGAGTGCCGACTCGGTATTCGCGCGGGTGGATACCGAAAAGCTCAAACTCAAGGCCCATGGCAAGGCCAGTTGA
- a CDS encoding amino acid permease codes for MVSPNKNKQRSLQHGLTSRQVSMISIAGIIGAGLFIGSSNAIATAGPAILISYAMTGLLVLLVMRMLGEMAIANPNSGSFSTYASEAIGPWAGFTIGWLYWWFWVLIIPVEAIAGADILHAYFPDVPSWLFAFVIMVVLSATNLISVKNFGAFEYWFALVKVVAIIAFIVVCSLAVFGFWPLAEVSGIGHLWQNGGFMPNGFGTVLGGVLITIFSFFGAEIVTIAADETANPKDKIRRATNLVVYRIAIFYLASIFLVVSLVAWNDPSLKAVGSFQRVLEVLNVPGAKLLVDLVVLVAVTSCMNSGLYTASRMLYSLGARGQALSMTKRISGAGVPTVAVIVSTLAGFVGCFVNYVLPGKVFGFLLSTTGAIALLVYLVIAVSQLRMRARAEREGRALELKMWLFPWLTWLVIGTIVMVLGYMLLSDAYRYETLMTAGVTAFILLVSLTQKGGKALAQPA; via the coding sequence ATGGTTTCGCCAAATAAGAACAAACAGCGGTCCTTGCAGCACGGCCTGACTTCGCGTCAGGTGTCGATGATTTCAATCGCTGGCATCATTGGTGCCGGCCTGTTCATTGGCTCATCGAACGCCATCGCTACCGCCGGCCCAGCCATCCTCATTTCCTATGCCATGACCGGCTTACTGGTGCTGCTGGTCATGCGCATGCTGGGGGAGATGGCCATTGCCAACCCCAATAGCGGGTCGTTCTCCACTTACGCCAGCGAGGCGATCGGCCCTTGGGCCGGCTTCACTATTGGCTGGCTTTACTGGTGGTTCTGGGTATTGATCATTCCGGTCGAGGCCATCGCTGGCGCAGACATCCTGCATGCCTATTTCCCCGACGTGCCGTCTTGGTTGTTCGCCTTTGTGATCATGGTGGTGCTGTCGGCCACCAACCTGATCAGCGTCAAGAACTTCGGTGCGTTCGAGTACTGGTTCGCATTGGTCAAAGTGGTCGCGATCATCGCCTTCATCGTGGTCTGCAGCCTGGCGGTGTTCGGCTTCTGGCCGCTGGCCGAGGTATCTGGCATTGGCCATCTTTGGCAAAACGGTGGGTTCATGCCCAACGGTTTCGGCACAGTGCTCGGTGGGGTGCTGATCACCATCTTCTCGTTCTTCGGCGCTGAGATCGTCACCATTGCGGCCGACGAAACTGCCAACCCCAAGGACAAGATCCGCCGTGCCACCAACCTTGTGGTCTACCGCATCGCGATCTTCTACCTGGCGTCGATCTTTCTGGTGGTGTCGCTGGTGGCTTGGAACGATCCGAGCCTCAAGGCAGTGGGCTCGTTCCAGCGAGTGCTTGAGGTGCTGAACGTGCCAGGCGCCAAGCTGCTGGTCGATCTGGTGGTGCTGGTGGCTGTGACCAGTTGCATGAACTCTGGCCTGTACACCGCTTCGCGCATGCTCTATTCACTGGGCGCCCGCGGCCAGGCTCTGAGCATGACCAAGCGTATTTCTGGTGCCGGTGTGCCGACCGTTGCGGTGATCGTCTCCACCCTGGCAGGCTTCGTCGGTTGCTTCGTGAACTATGTACTGCCAGGCAAGGTGTTCGGGTTCCTGCTGTCCACCACCGGTGCCATCGCATTGTTGGTGTACCTGGTGATCGCCGTGTCGCAATTGCGCATGCGGGCACGTGCCGAGCGGGAGGGGCGTGCACTGGAGTTGAAGATGTGGTTGTTCCCTTGGCTGACCTGGCTGGTCATCGGCACTATCGTCATGGTCCTGGGCTACATGCTGCTCAGCGACGCCTATCGCTACGAGACGTTGATGACCGCTGGCGTGACCGCATTCATCCTGCTGGTGTCGCTGACCCAGAAGGGTGGAAAGGCGCTCGCCCAACCGGCTTGA
- the gcvA gene encoding transcriptional regulator GcvA produces MSKRLMPSTTALQCFEAAARHLSFTRAAQELHLTQSAVSKQVAQLEEMLSHSLFQRIRRRLHLTPAGALYLTEVNKILTQIDISSRYILSYGDETEVLRIATQPTFGARWLIPRLKGFGERHPRIHLDIRNELEPFDLVQAKADIAFFFGQGTWPGATCIALFSEDVVPVCAPELLARHRFDSAEALIEHRLLQCASRPEAWHEWFQGLGLHSQNSYHGPRFDTFYLCIRAAIAGCGVALIPRYLVAEELSEGKLVIAWDHPVPSNGRHFIAHAEHAAEVPKVKAFVQWIRERVAEHDQ; encoded by the coding sequence ATGTCCAAACGCCTGATGCCCTCGACCACTGCCCTGCAGTGCTTCGAAGCTGCCGCCCGGCACCTGAGCTTCACCCGTGCAGCCCAAGAGCTGCACCTGACCCAGAGCGCCGTCAGCAAGCAGGTCGCGCAGCTTGAAGAGATGCTGTCGCATTCGCTTTTCCAACGGATTCGCAGGCGCCTGCACCTGACTCCGGCTGGGGCGCTGTACCTCACTGAAGTGAACAAGATCCTCACCCAGATCGACATCTCCAGCCGTTACATCCTCAGCTACGGCGACGAGACCGAGGTGCTGCGCATCGCGACCCAGCCGACCTTCGGCGCACGCTGGCTGATACCTAGACTCAAGGGTTTCGGCGAGCGCCATCCTCGCATTCACTTGGACATTCGCAACGAACTGGAGCCATTCGACCTGGTGCAGGCCAAAGCTGACATCGCGTTCTTTTTCGGTCAGGGCACCTGGCCCGGCGCCACATGCATCGCGTTGTTCAGCGAGGACGTGGTTCCTGTGTGCGCGCCAGAGCTGCTGGCCCGGCACCGGTTCGACAGCGCAGAGGCGCTCATCGAACACCGCCTGCTGCAATGCGCATCGCGCCCTGAAGCTTGGCACGAATGGTTCCAGGGGTTGGGTCTACATAGCCAGAACAGCTACCACGGCCCACGCTTCGACACGTTCTACCTGTGCATCCGCGCGGCCATCGCCGGCTGCGGGGTCGCTCTGATCCCACGCTACCTGGTGGCCGAGGAACTGAGCGAAGGCAAGCTGGTGATCGCCTGGGACCACCCGGTGCCAAGCAACGGTCGGCATTTCATCGCCCATGCCGAACATGCCGCCGAAGTGCCCAAGGTCAAAGCGTTCGTGCAGTGGATCCGCGAGCGGGTGGCCGAGCACGACCAGTAA